GGTCACCTACATCACGCCGGAGCAGGAAAAAGCACTCTGCGACGCTGCCAATCCCTCCCTGAGAATGGCCCTACAGGTCTGTATCCGCACGGGGGCGCGTCCAGGTTGCGAATTTGCCAAACTAACGGCCGCGCACGTCGATGATCAGGGCGACCGCATGACTTGGACGTTTAAGCCAGAGGAAAGCAAAACCAAGTCACTGCGAGTGATTCGCATCACCGATCCCGAGACGTTGAAGATTGTTCGCGAGCAAATGCGAAAACACCCGACAGGGCCAATTTTCCGTTGCGAGTCAGGCGACCCATGGCGCAGGGACAATCTCGCCGATCAATTTCGATACTGGAAAAAGAAGCTCAGCACAGACAAGATCGTCAAAGGCGAAGTGGTGCGGAAGGCGATTACCTTCGACAAGGATGCCGTCATGTACAGTTGCCGGCACACCTACGCGAAGCGGGTCCTCCAAGGCTACTGGAGCGGCAAGGCGACCAATATCGAGACGCTCGCCAAGCTGATGGGGAACACGCCCCAGATTTGCCGCGACCACTACCTGCAATGGTGCGACCACTACAGCGAACCTCTCTGGGACAACGCCTAGCGCTTGAACCGGCTCGGATCGAATCCCGGAACGGTCGACGTTGGCGGCGGCACGCGACGTTGAGACGGCGACCGCTTCACACCGGTCGGATTGTTCGCCTGCAAGTATTCGTCGAGCCATTCGCGTCGGAACTTAATCGGCCCGTTCCCATTCTGAACGAAGCGAATCTGCCCGGCCTTCACGACTTTGCGTAGGCCCGCCGGCTTGTAACCAAGCAACTCCGCGGCCGTTGCCAAGTCGATCAGCGCATCAGGTTCGGATTTTTCAGAAATCGCCGCGATGCAATGGGCGACGTAGCACTTGGCGGCATTCACGTCCACGTCTGGCACCGGGGCGCGGACCAATTCGCCGTGCCCTGCCCTGGCCATCAGACTTGAGACCTCGCCGACGATGGCGGCCGCGCGGTGGCCCTGCCACTGGCCGAGCGGGTCAGCTTCATAGATGGCGTCGAGTTCAGTCAGGTACTTGGTGAGGGTCATGGTACGAGCCCCAACTCGACGGCGAGCATCACGGTAGCGACCGCCGCGAGCGTCTTTGTATGTTTGTAGGTGAGCCGGTCGACCGTCAGCGACTTCGGCGGATTCCCAGCCTTCGTTTTGGCTTCAATATGCCGCACATGGGGGTGGCGAAGGATCGTGCGGTAGTGCTTCGCCACAACGGCCTTGAACGACAAGTTTTTGCGTCTCGCCTCGTCTCGAAAGAGCCGGCGGACCTTCGCGACAACGGGTGCAATCGGGACTTCGACCATAAGACCTCAGAGAAGAGTAGAAACGAAAAAAGGCAACGCTTTGAAGCGTTGCCTATAGCTCAAGGCTACACGCGCTGCGGCCGGGTGCTGGCAAATTCGACCGAGAAATTCCCGTATCAATCGGTTAACGGTGGCCTACGACTCATGCAAGCGTCACAATTAACGACTGCTGGCATCGGCAGGAATTTGGTCCAGTGTGTTGCATTTCTTCAACGC
This sequence is a window from Lacipirellula parvula. Protein-coding genes within it:
- a CDS encoding tyrosine-type recombinase/integrase; its protein translation is MGRRKGTHNNGYFYRTGRGWHAVVDGKFVPLEYENGDRMRDRKASTAELKAAHKRALDRKPEDMIKPDRVTVLEVCKAYLEQVKSEGAEGTYNNRSRTLFDFCFGLPSRFLGDDRPKAKTSDYIHDGYGKLAVTSLKKFHLNKWLQAHPNWKGAKRSYIQAVLRAFNFAVESGMIEANPVKGYKIPKQNARVTYITPEQEKALCDAANPSLRMALQVCIRTGARPGCEFAKLTAAHVDDQGDRMTWTFKPEESKTKSLRVIRITDPETLKIVREQMRKHPTGPIFRCESGDPWRRDNLADQFRYWKKKLSTDKIVKGEVVRKAITFDKDAVMYSCRHTYAKRVLQGYWSGKATNIETLAKLMGNTPQICRDHYLQWCDHYSEPLWDNA
- a CDS encoding helix-turn-helix domain-containing protein, with the protein product MTLTKYLTELDAIYEADPLGQWQGHRAAAIVGEVSSLMARAGHGELVRAPVPDVDVNAAKCYVAHCIAAISEKSEPDALIDLATAAELLGYKPAGLRKVVKAGQIRFVQNGNGPIKFRREWLDEYLQANNPTGVKRSPSQRRVPPPTSTVPGFDPSRFKR